The region GTTGACAAACGTGAGGAGAGAGCACCATGAGAGTCATCGCGATCGTTGGTAGCCCAAGGGAGAACAGCAACTCGGGCATTCTGGCCGAAGAGGTTCTGAGCGCAGCAGCCGAAGAGGGCGCCCGGACACAAGCGTTCTACACAAAGGACATGAAGATGTGTGGGTGTCAGGGATGCGCTGCGTGTAGCAAAGAGGGACGCTGCGTTCAGGAGGACGACATGACGCCGCTTTACGGCGAGATCGAGGCCGCAGACGCGGTGGTTTTCGCCTCGCCCGTGTATATGTGCGGCATGACCGGGCAATTGAAGCTCGTCCTGGACAGGATGTTCGCCTTCTTTGGCCCTGATTTCAGCAGTCGGCTACCAAAGGGCAAGCAGCTTGGTCTGGTATTCACGCAGGGCTCGCCCAACGCGAAAGACTATGCCG is a window of bacterium DNA encoding:
- a CDS encoding flavodoxin family protein, which gives rise to MRVIAIVGSPRENSNSGILAEEVLSAAAEEGARTQAFYTKDMKMCGCQGCAACSKEGRCVQEDDMTPLYGEIEAADAVVFASPVYMCGMTGQLKLVLDRMFAFFGPDFSSRLPKGKQLGLVFTQGSPNAKDYADYFESVGEILHNLGFEKPESIVIGTGLGPAGQAVERKELLDSARDLGKHLVK